A stretch of DNA from Archangium lipolyticum:
GGCGCGCACCTTCAACACCAGCACCGAGGCCGCCGCGTACGAGGCGGGCCTGCTGACGGACGACAAGCTGGTGGACGTGTCCCAGTTCGACGCGGACGGGCAGGTGATGTCAGGGGCGAAGGAGGCCGGGTCCCTGGAGGCGGGCTGGTACGTGCGGTATGGGGCCTCGCGCGAGCAGACGGGCAGCGGCACGGCCATCGTCAACGGGTGCGTGGTGTGGAACAGCTTCGAGGCCGGCACGTCCAGCGGCATGTGCTCGGCCTCCGGCAATCACAGCGCGCGCGTCTACCAGGCGGGCTTCGTGGGCGGGGCGGCCAACTGCGCCGAGGGCTTCTACACGGCGGCGACGGTGGGGAGCGGGAACGGCTCCTGGCGGCGCTTCAGCAAGCGGGACGTGGTAGCGGCCCCGGCGGATCCAGCGCCTCAACGGACCCTGGAGACGGTGGACATCATCCTCAACGAGCCGGGCACGGGCCCTCGCCGGGTGGGAGTGTCCCTGGAGAACGAGGCCCTCCAATCGCTCTACCAGTTGGAGTTGGACCGCTCCGGCCATGACTGCCGGCACGAGGCCAACCGCTGCGAATGACAAAGGCGCGAACCCGACAGGGGTCCGCGCCTCTGTTTCCGTCACGGCTCGTGGTTCAGGACCGCTTCAGCTCGGAGAGGATCGCCGCGCCCCTGGCGCCCACGTCGGCGACGGGGACGAGCTCCACGGCCTTCGAGGTGCGAAGCTTCCATTCGACCTTCCCCTCGGCGAGCCCCTTCTTGCCGACGGCGATGCGGATGGGGATGCCCAGGAGGTCGGCGTCCTTGAACTTCACACCCGCGCGCTCATCGCGATCATCGTAGAGGACCTCCAGCCCCGCCGCCTCGAGCGACTTCACGACGCCCTCGGCCGCCTGGACCAGCTCCGGCTCCGAACCCAGCGTGAGCACGGTGGCATGGAACGGCGCGATGGAGAGCGGCCAGATGATGCCGTTCTCGTCATGGTGCAGCTCGATGGACGCCGCCATGATGCGGTCGACGCCGATGCCGTAGCTGCCCATCACGATGGGCGTCTCCTTGCCCTCGGGGGTGAGCACGGAGGACTTCATCGACTCCGAGTACTTCGTCCCCAGCTTGAAGATGTGACCCACCTCGAGCGCCTTGAAGACATCCAGCGTCCCATCGCACCGGGGGCACCCCTCCCCGGCGGTGACCGTGCGCAGGTCGGCGAGGCGTCCATGGGACAGGATGTCGCGCTTCACGTCCACGCCGCGCAGGTGGAAGCCGTCCTCGTTGGCACCGGTGACCATGTCGGTGCGCGTCTCGAGAGAGGGGTCGACGAACACGGGCGCCTTGGTGAACCCCACGGCCCCGAGCGACCCGGGCCTCGCGCCCATGAGGGGAACGATCTCCTCCGGGTGCGCCGGCCGGACGAACTGGGCACCGGTCGCCGTCTGGAGCTTGGCCTCGTTGAGCTCCTGGTCGCCACGCACCACGGCCACCACGGGCTTGTCGTCCGCCATGTAGACGAGCGACTTGAGTTGCTTCTTCGCGGCCACCCCGTACGGCGGCTTCTCGAGCGCCTGGATGGTCACGACACCCGGGGTCGCGAACTTCTCGTACTTCGCCGGGGAAGGCGCGTCCGCCTCCTGCGGCAGGCGGGAGGTGGCGGTCTCGGTGTTGGCGGCATAGCGGCACTTCGGACAGGCGGCGACCAGATCCTCGCCCGCCTCCGTGCGCACCATGAACTCGGAGGACTCGCGCCCACCCATGGAGCCCGAGTGGGCCTGGACCGCCACGAAATCGAGGCCACAGCGCGTGAAGATGCGCTCGTACGCACGCCGCTGATCCTCGTAGCTCTTGTCGAGCCCGGCCACGTCCACGTCGAAGGAATAGGCGTCCTTCATCGTGAACTGCCGCACGCGCAGCAGACCCGACTTGGGCCGCGGCTCATCGCGGAACTTCGTCTGGATTTGATACCAGACCTGAGGGAGCTGCCGATAGCTGCGCAGCTCGGCGCGCGCGATGGTGGTGAAGATCTCCTCGTGCGTCATGCCCAGGCAGTAGTCGCCACCCTTGCGATCCTTCAGCCGGAACATGTTGTCGCCCATCACGTCCCAGCGGCCGCTCTCCTTCCACACCTCCGCCGGATGCAGGGCGGGGAGGAAGAACTCCTGGGCGCCGATGGCTTCCATCTCCTCGCGGATGATCTGCTCCACCTTCGCGATGGTGCGCTTGGCGAGCGGGAGGTAGCTGTAGATGCCGGCGCCGAGTTGGCGGATGAAGCCAGCTCGAACGAGGAGCTTGTGGGAGGCGACCTGAGCGTCGGTCGGAGCTTCCTTGAGGGTGGGGATGAAGAGCTGGCTGGTACGTGCGACTCGCATGGTGGTTGCCTTATACCCGAACGGGTCCGCCCGACTTCCATTTTCGTTTTCTCGAAGGAGCACTGAGCAACAACAACCCCGCGCCAACAACCCCTCTCCCTATGGGAGAGGGACGGGGTGAGGGTAGAGGACCACCACGGGTTCCGATCACCCTCTCCCTCTGGGAGAGGGCCGGGGTGAGGGTCTACGCCCCCTTGGCCGCTCTGTCCGCCGCCGTGCGCCCGTGCCGGACCGTCCTGGACCAGGAGCCGGAGGCAGAAGAAACTGACGGAGGAGTTCCACGCGAGGCGGCGAGCCGCCGAGCCGCAAGAGGTCATCCGACGTGCTAATCCTTGCCCGCGGCCTGTTGGTGGCCGTCCTGAGTGTGCCCCTGCTCACCGGCTGCAATGCCGGACCAGAGCCTGGGGACAACGAGCCCCCCGGAGAAACGCCCCCGGAGGGCGGGACCGAGAGGACGTGCACCTACAGTGATGTGGAGTACCCGGAGGGCTACACCTTCGGCAGCGACGGGGGAGTCGCGCGCTGCACGGGCAGGGTCAACGGGGTCTGCGACTTCGGGCCGTTGATGGGCTACGCGTGCGCCGTCAGCACGGATTGCCACGCGACGTGCATTGGCGGCGATTGGCGGTGAGGAGCCACGCGTCCCCCATGTAGGGCAGGCACGGCATCACGGCAATTTTCCACCAGGGCTTTATCTTCCGGGTTTTCTGCTTCTACACTCCTGAGCGCCGATGACGGCCCCGTCCGGCGACGAAGGAGAGAATCACGTGAAGACCCGCCCTACCCCGAGGAGGCTCCGCGGGAGCTCCCGGCTGCTGTCCGTGCTCGTGCTCATGGCCCACTCCGCGTCGGCGGCGCCGCCCGAGGCGCGCCGGATTCCGGAGCCGCCGGCCGAGCTGAAGGAGCAGCTGTCGGCCTTCGAGCGCGGCACCAGCAAGCCGGTGTCCGTCATCGTGAAGCTGGCGTCGGAGCCGGTGGCCGCGCACGCAGCGGCCTACAAGAACCGGGGCCAGGCCATCGCGGAGGGGGCACGGCGCTCGCAGCGGGAGAAGGTCCGGGGCGAGCGCGGGCGCATCATCAGCGAGCTGGCGCGGCAGGGCCTGAAGAACGGTCCGCGCCACGTGTACGAGGAGGCGCTCAACGGCTTCGCCCTCACGGTGCCCGCGGACCAGCTGGAGCTGATCGCCTCGCTGCCCGGGGTGGTGGGCATCTATCCCGACGCGGAGGTGGTGAGGAACCAGGGGCTGCGGGAGGACACGGACGCGCCAGCGCCCGCGCCCGAGCTCACCGCGAGCGTGCCCGCCATCGGCGCACCGGCGCTCTGGGCGCGGGGCTACCGGGGCGAGGGCATGGTGGTGGCCATCCTGGATGACGGCGTGGACTACACCCATCCGGACCTGGGCGGATGCCTCGGCGCGGGGTGCAAGGTGCAGGGCGGCTATGACTTCGTGGACCTCGACGCGGATCCCCAGGAGGGCGCGGGGGAGTACCACGGCACCCACGTGGCGGCGACGGCGGCGGGCCTCAAGGGCGTGGCCCCCGGGGCGAAGCTGCTGGCCATCCGCGTGCTGGGCACGAACACCAGCGGGAAGCCGAGCAACCTGTCGGCGGTGATGGCGGGCCTGGACTACGCGGTGGCGCAGGGTGCGGACGTGGCCAACATGAGCCTCGGACTGGGCACCACCTATGCGCAGGCCAACAACCTCTGGGGAGAGATGGTGTCCAACGCCATCCGCGCCGGCGTCGTGGTCACCAACTCCAACGGCAACAACGGGCCGGGCACGTACACCACGGGCGTGTACGCGGCCACGCCGGACACCATCGGCGTGGGCAACTCGGACGCGCGCGCGACGAAGTACCCGCGCACGACCCTCGCCGCCACGGGAGAGGCGCTGCAGGGCGGCGCCTACGGCACGCCCTTCCCGGCATCGCTGCTCGGCACCCACCTGCAGGTGGTGGACGTGGGCTACGGCAACGCGCCCTCGGACTACGCGGGCAAGAACGTGGTGGGCAAGCTCGTCATCGCCCAGCGAGGCGGGACGGGAGACGTGTCCTTCGTCAACAAGGCCAACCAGGCCGCCGCCGCCGGGGCCGCGGGCATCCTCCTCTATAACGATGCCGCCCGCGCCATCGACTTCACCACCGCCGCACTGGGACTGCCGAGCATCACGCTCTCCTACGCCAACGGGCGCAAGGTGCTGGCCAACCCGCTCGTCGTCGTCAGCGACTTCAACCCTGGCCCGCAGATGAGCACGGACAGCTCGCGCGGGCCCACGCCGGACCTCTTCATCAAACCGGACGTCAGCGCGCCCGGCACGGCCATCGTCGCCGCGGTGCCCTTCTCCATCAGCGCCACCGGCTACGCGTCCCTGTCTGGCACCTCGATGGCGGCCCCGCATGCCGCCGGCTCGGCGGCGCTCCTGAGGCAGATGCACCCCGAGTGGACGCCGCTCGAGGTGAAGACGGCCCTGATGAACACCGCCGGCAACCTCACCACGCTGACGGGTGACAGCTACCGCACCCTCGAGCAGGGCGCGGGCTTCATGAACCTGTCCCGGGCCATGGAGCCCGCCGTCTCCATCGCGCCGGGGAGCATCCGCTTCGGCATGCTGACGCCGGAGAGTGGCTTCACCGCCACGCACACGCTCACCGTCACCCCGAGGACGGCTGGCCGCGGCTACCAGGTGAAGGCGGAGCTGCTCAAGAGCTGGCCCGGCGTGACGGTGGCGCCGAGCGTCACCCAGGTGCGCCCGGACGGGAGCGCGGTGGAGGTCGGCTTGACGGTATCGGTGGACCCGGCCGTGGCCGCCGCGGGCGAGTACGAGGGCTACCTGCGCTTCATCGATACGGAGGAGCCGGGCAACAGCTACCGGGTGCCGTTCTTCTTCGTGCACCAGCTGCCGGTGAGTGAGCTCCAGCTGGCGAACCTCTTCATCGGGACGCAGGCGAACGGCCGCGAGTCGGTGGACGTGAGCTTCAAGGTGGGCCAGCCGCTGGCGGACTGGTACCTGGGCTCGATGGCGGGCACGCGCTACACGGCGAACCAGGGGCCGGCGCAGCCCGGGAGCCGGACGTACCGGTGGAACGGCCGCACCAGCGCGGGCCAGTTGCTGGGGGAGGGCAACTGGAACATGGGCGTGTGGTACCGGCTGCCGGGCGCCACGACGTTCACCTTCGGCACCACGTACACCCGCTTCTTCGTGGACCGCACGGTGCCGCGGCTCTCCATCGACGCTCCGGCGCCCGGAGTGGTCTCCAACCCGCGGCTCACCCTCGCGGGCGCCGTGGCCGACAGCGGCATGAACAGCTGGGGCGACGTCGGCGGACGGGTGGACATCAACGGCCGGCCCGCGGACCTCTTCCTGCGCGTCCCCGCGCTGCGCTTCCCCGACCAGAACAGCGAGCTCGCCTTCACCCACGAGCTCACCCTGCGCGAGGGGATGAACACCGTCACCCTCTACGCCGAGGACCGCTCCGGCAACCGGAGCGAGGTGACGTACACCTATGAGCTGCGGCTCGACACACGGGGGCCGGTGACAGTGGCCACGGCCTCTCCGGCGCCGAACGGCTTCGGCTGGAACAACGGGAGCGTGACGGTGGGCCTCGCCGCCACGGACACGGACGGCTCGGGAGTGAGCGGACTGGAGTACGGGCTCGCGGGTGCTCCGCTCGTGAGCGTGGCGGGCGCGTCCGCCGAGGTGCGGCTCGAGTCCGAGGGTGTCCATGCCCTCGAGTTCCGCGCCGTGGACCAGGCGGGGAACGCGGAGCCGGTGAAGTCGCTGGGGGTCCGCATCGACCGCACCGCCCCGAGCCTGGGGGTCAGCGGCGAGGGGAGCTACACGGTGGAGCAGACGGTGGTCGTGCGTTGCACGGCGGCGGACGCGCTCTCCGGACTGGACCTGGACCCGTGCGGTGCCCCGGTGGTGAGCGAGGCCGCGTGGAACCTGCCGTTGGGCACGAGCACCTTCCCGCTGCTCGCGAGCGACCGGGCGGGCAACGTGACGAGCAGGCAGGTGAGCGTGACGGTGCGGGCGACATTCGACTCGCTCCGTGCGCTGACGAGCCGCTTCCTGGCGGGCGCCGCGCCGGGCCAGGCGAACAGCCTGGGGGCGAAGCTGGACGCGGCGAAGAGCGCCTCGGAGCGGGGTAACACCACCGCGGCGAACCACCAGCTCGCCGCCTACCGGCACCAGGTGGAGGCGCAGTCGGGCAAGGCCCTCACGGCCGAGCAGGCAGCGACGCTGAGCCGGTTGGCCGGAGCGCTGACGCACTAGCCGTCCGAAACACGGCCCGTCCCGGGGGGAGGTAGCGCTTGCTCCCCCCGCGCCATCCCCCCGCGCCGCGTGCATTCTCCAGAGGAGGGCTGGTGTATCCTGGGGAATCGCATGGCGAGCTTCGGTCACGTAGCGGTGGGAATGGCACTGGGACGCATTGGCGCGGGAGCGGCGCCGCCGGGGCGCGTGGCCGCCAGCATGCTGCTGATGTCCGCGCTGGCGATGCTGCCGGACGCGGACGTCATCGCCTTCAAGCTGAGGATTCCGTACCAGGCGGAGTGGGGGCACCGAGGGGCGTCGCACTCGCTCGTCCTGGCGGCGGTGACGGCGCTGGGGGTGGCGGTGGGGGCACGAGTGCTCCGGAGGCCGGCGCTGAAGGCGGGGATGCTGACCCTCGTGGCGGTGGGCAGCCATGGCCTGCTGGACGCGATGACCACGGGAGGCCTGGGCGCGGCGCTCCTCTGGCCCTTCACCCAGGCCCGCTACTTCTTCCCGATGCGCCCCATCCCCGTGGCGCCCATTGGCGCGGGAATGCTCTCCGCGCGGGGCCTGCACGTGGTGATGGTGGAACTCCTCCTCTTCCTGCCCTTCTGGGCCTATGCGCTGTGGCCGCGCCGGGTGGCGCGTCCGGCGGAGGGATGAACCGGTATGCGCCTCTTCGTCGCCGTCACACTCGGGGAAGCGATCGAGTCCGAGGCCACGGCCGCCATCCAGCGCCTCAAGGGACTGGCACGGCACGCGCGCTGGGTGCCTCCGGCGAACCTGCACCTCACCCTGCACTTCCTCGGGGATGTGGCGGCGGAGCGGCTGCCCGAGCTGAAGGAAGCCCTCGCGCCCGTGGGCCCGGCCCACGAGCCGCTGACGCTGAGCATCGAGGGAGGAGGCGGCTTCGGAGCGCCGTCACACCCGCGGGTGCTCTGGGCGGGAGTGGGTGGGGACACGAAGGCACTGGGAGCACTACAGGCGGACGTCGTGGACGTGCTGAGGCCGTTGGGCTTCGAGCCCGAGCACCGCGACTACGCGGCGCACCTCACGCTGGCGCGTTCGAAGGTACCGAGAGGAGACCGGGAGCTGGCCGAGTGCGTGAGGGCGCTGCGGGACGCGAAGTGGGGAGAGACGCGGGTGGACCGGCTGGTCCTCTTCGAGAGCCTGGGAGGCAAGTACCACCCGCGAGCCGAGTTCCCGCTGGGCAAGTCCCCTCTCCCTCTGGGAGAGGGCTAGGGTGAGGGTATTCGCGCTGCTGGCACTGTTACACCTGAGGACTCCGGGAAGCTGGAGCGGCCAGGCACACTCGAGGTGAAGAAACCGGGACCGGCGCCGCGGGAGAGCCACGGAGGGACGGTGCCGCTGGAGGAGTAAGGGCATAATGGGAGGCCATGCCCCCGCGTTTCGTGCTCGTGCTCCTCGTTGGCCTGCTGGCCCTCACCGCTTGTCGAAGCAACCACGAGGGGGCGGTGAAGCTGACCGTCTCCTACTCCGGATTCAGACCGGGCTGCCTTCGGGTGAGCGTGAAGGACGCGGAGGGAGCGGGAGAGGAGCGCACGACGGAGCTCGCGGGCAAGGGCGAGGTCACGGGCGGCACGGTGACGGTGGCCGCCTTTCGCGAGGCTGGATGGAGCAACAGCCTGACCGTGAAGGCCGAGGCCTTCGAGAAGACGTGCACGACGGAGTCGCCTCCAGTGGCCACCGACCTGCGGACGGTGACGGTGGAGAAGGGCCGAGTGGCCGAGGAGACGCTGGCGCTGGCGGCCAGCGACAAGGACGGAGACGGCTACGTCTCCGACGATGCGGGCGGCCACGACTGCGACGACGCGGAGACCGGCGTGAATCCTGACGCGCGGGAGCTCTGCAATGGCAGGGACGACAACTGCGACGACAAGCAGGACGAGGGCTTCGACGTAGGAACGGAGTGCGCGAGCACGGATGGGTGCCAGGGCATCTGGTTCTGCGACTCACAGGGAGTACACACCTGCTCGGCCAACAAGCCGGGCCAGTGGCATCCCGACGTGGACAGGGACGGCGAGGGTGCCCAGGGTCCGGGCCTCACGAGCTGCAAGAAGCCCGAGGGCTACGTGGCCAATGAGCTCGACTGCGACGACACCAACCCGCGGCGCAACACCAGCGCCACCGAGTTGTGCAACGACGTGGACGACGATTGTGACGGGAAGAGGGACCAGGGGCTGGGCCTGGGGAACAGCTGCACGGGGCAGGCGGGATGCGGAGGCCAGCTGGCCTGCGCCACGGATGGAGGCACGATGTGCAACAGCCCCACGCCCACCGTGCTGTACCCGGACAACGACCAGGACACGCGAGGCCAGGCGGACGCGGGCGTGACGAACTGCGGCCCCACCCGCGCCGGCTACGTCAACAACGCGAATGACTGCGACGACACCCGGGCGAACGTGTACGTCAACGCACCGGAGATCTGCGACGGGCTGGACAACGACTGCGACGGACCGCAGGACGAGACCTTCAACCTGGATGCGGGCTGCAACCCGGGCCTGGGCTGCGCGGGAGTGACGGCGTGCGCGGCGGACGGAGGCACGCAGTGCGCCTATGTCACTCCGCCGTCGAACCACTACCCGGATGACGACCTCGACCAGTACGGGAAGGAGGACGCGGGCGTGCTGACCTGCACGCCGGACGCGGGCTACATCCTCCAGGCGGGCGACTGCAACGACGGAAACCCCTTCACGCACGCGGACGCGGGAGAGCTGTGCGACCTGGAGGACAATGACTGCAACGGCACGGCGGACGAGCCCGGCACGTGCCCGGCGGGCGGCGGGAAGTGGGTGGCCCAGTCGATGGGCACGGACCTCTGGCGGTCGGTCTCCATCTGGGGGGATGGAGGCGTCTGGATCGCGGGCGGCACCAACGCCCTGCGCCTGCGCGAGCCAGGACAGGCGACGTTCCAGGACCTGGCCGGGCACTGCACGGGCGTGTGGTACGGAATCTGGGCGGACCCGCGCAACGGCAACGCCACACTGGGCGGCAACACCGCCGCCACCGGGTACCATCCGCTCGGTGCCGCGAGCTGCATGGCGGCGCCCCCCGCCACGAATACCGACGTGAGAGGCGTCTTCGGATTGACCCGCGCGAACGGAGGCCTCGAGGGCTTCGCGGTCGGGGTGGATGAGGACAACACCTCGCTAGGACGCGTGTTCTGGACGGATGGGAGCACGAGTACGCCCAACACCAACCCCGATCAGTTGGGTCCGCTCTGGGATATCCACGGTGTCTCTCGGGACGTGCTCTTCGCGGTGGGCGGGTTCACGAGCCCGGCCCAACCTCGCATCTACCGCTTCAGGCCCACCCAGAACGACTGGGAGAACGAGCTGGTTCAGAACATCCCGGGCGTGGAGGCAGGACGACTCCGGGGAGTCTGGGTCGTCAATTCCAAGCTCGCCTACGCCGTGGGTGAGAGCAACTCCGTCCTTCGCTGGAATGGGACGAAGTGGAGCAAGCACTCGGGGCCCTCCCCAACAGAGGACCTGCTCTCGGTGTTGGCGTTCGGAAGTTCCTCTGTCTACGTCGTCACGGGCACCGGCCGGGTGTACCGGTTCAACGGCACCAGTTGGAACGAGCTGTTCCAGCTCAGCGGGGGAGTGATCCTCCGAGATATCGCCGGGAGCAGCCCGGAGAACCTCTGGGTGGTGGGCCACGACGGCGGGGTGGCCCACTGGCCACAGTGAGCGCGGCCCCTCAGGAGGCGGAGGGGCGCATCGCCACGACGAAGCGCCGACGAAACAGGAAGGGTGTGCCGTGCGGTGCGGCCGGGTAGTCCTGGCGCAGGAGGGGCCGGAGGGTATCGAGGAAGGCCTCGCCCTCCGAGGGGCCCAAGGCCGAGAGCACCGGCCGGAGCGTCGTGCCGAGCAGCCACTGCAGGACCGCGTCCTCACCCGGGAGCACATGGAGGTACGCCGTCTCCCAGGCATCCACGGCGAAGCCGAGCGCTGACAGGTGCGCCTCGTAGAAGGCGAGCGGCTCGGCATGCCCGCGGCGCACGGAGGCGAGCGCGGGAGCGAACCTGGGCAGCGCGCGCACCTCGTCGATGCGCCGGTGCGAGGGCTCCTCGAAGTTGGCGGGCACCTGGAAGGCGAGCACGCCGCCCGGAGCGAGCAGTCCCACCAGCCGAGACAGCAAGGCGGCATGGTCGGGCAACCAGTGGAGGGCGGCATTGGAGACGAGCACGTCGAGCGGGGCGGAAGGGGCCCAGCGCGCGAGGTCGGCGAGCTCGAAGCGGACGCGCTCCGGAGCGGTGCGGCGGAGCGCCTCGGAGACCATGGCCTCGGAGGAGTCGACCCCGAGCACGCGCGAACCGGGCCAGCGTTCAGCGAGAGTCAGCGTGAGGTCACCCGTGCCACAACCGAGGTCCGCGACGAGGGAGGGAGCGGAAGCGGGCACCCGGGCGAGCAGCTCGAAGAAGGGGCGCTTGCGAGCATCGCGGAAGTGCGCGTACTGCTGGGGGTCCCACATGGAGTGCCTCCGCGCGTCGTGGTCGTGCGAGACAGCCCCGCACGTTGCCGCGGGATGAAGGGGGGTTGGCGCGAGGCCCCAGCCGGAGACAGGAGACCGGCTGGAGCGGGACGCCCGGAGAAGAGACCCCGCCCCGGGAGGAGGAACTACCGGCGGGGCGTCGCGGTACCGGCGTCCGTGGAGCCAGTGCCAGCGTCGGCGGCCGCGGAGCCAGCGCCGGAGGAGGCAGCGCCACCGTCGGTGGTGGGGGTGCCACCGTCAGCGGCGGCGGCGGAGGAGGCCGGGGTGACGGCAGGCGGCGGGTTGATCAGCTCGAGCGAGGTGAGGAAGTCATCGGCGGCGGGAGCGCCGATGCTCGGGTTGTAGAGGACGAGGAGGGTGTAGAGGCGGGGGCCGACGAGGAAGTTGCGGGCCTTGACCTCACCGGCGTCGGAGGAGACGACGAAGGCCTTGCCGGGGTAGCCCTGGACGGTGACGTCCTCCTCGGACTTGATGGTGCCCTTGAGCTGGTTGACGAGGCCGTTCTTGCCCTCGTTGAGGAAGGCGGCGGCGGGGTTGGCGGCGACGACCTTCTCGGGGTAGTCGGCGGTGCTGATGGAGTAGAGGACGCCCTCGACGTTGGAGGTCCAGGCGGCGGTGATCACCTTGCCGCCGGGGATGGCGACCTCGCCGCGCTGGGCCTGGGGCTCACCGGGGATCATCACGGAGAAGTTCTCGGGGGGAGAGAGCTTCTGGAGCTGGGGCTTGGCGCGCTCGACGGGAGTGCTCTCGCTGGAGGAGACCTCCTCGACGGTGGAGGAAGCGGTGGCGCCCTCCTTGGTGGCGCAGGCGGCGCCGAGGAGCGAGAGGGTGACGAGGGCGGAGA
This window harbors:
- a CDS encoding proline--tRNA ligase; translation: MRVARTSQLFIPTLKEAPTDAQVASHKLLVRAGFIRQLGAGIYSYLPLAKRTIAKVEQIIREEMEAIGAQEFFLPALHPAEVWKESGRWDVMGDNMFRLKDRKGGDYCLGMTHEEIFTTIARAELRSYRQLPQVWYQIQTKFRDEPRPKSGLLRVRQFTMKDAYSFDVDVAGLDKSYEDQRRAYERIFTRCGLDFVAVQAHSGSMGGRESSEFMVRTEAGEDLVAACPKCRYAANTETATSRLPQEADAPSPAKYEKFATPGVVTIQALEKPPYGVAAKKQLKSLVYMADDKPVVAVVRGDQELNEAKLQTATGAQFVRPAHPEEIVPLMGARPGSLGAVGFTKAPVFVDPSLETRTDMVTGANEDGFHLRGVDVKRDILSHGRLADLRTVTAGEGCPRCDGTLDVFKALEVGHIFKLGTKYSESMKSSVLTPEGKETPIVMGSYGIGVDRIMAASIELHHDENGIIWPLSIAPFHATVLTLGSEPELVQAAEGVVKSLEAAGLEVLYDDRDERAGVKFKDADLLGIPIRIAVGKKGLAEGKVEWKLRTSKAVELVPVADVGARGAAILSELKRS
- a CDS encoding S8 family serine peptidase, which translates into the protein MKTRPTPRRLRGSSRLLSVLVLMAHSASAAPPEARRIPEPPAELKEQLSAFERGTSKPVSVIVKLASEPVAAHAAAYKNRGQAIAEGARRSQREKVRGERGRIISELARQGLKNGPRHVYEEALNGFALTVPADQLELIASLPGVVGIYPDAEVVRNQGLREDTDAPAPAPELTASVPAIGAPALWARGYRGEGMVVAILDDGVDYTHPDLGGCLGAGCKVQGGYDFVDLDADPQEGAGEYHGTHVAATAAGLKGVAPGAKLLAIRVLGTNTSGKPSNLSAVMAGLDYAVAQGADVANMSLGLGTTYAQANNLWGEMVSNAIRAGVVVTNSNGNNGPGTYTTGVYAATPDTIGVGNSDARATKYPRTTLAATGEALQGGAYGTPFPASLLGTHLQVVDVGYGNAPSDYAGKNVVGKLVIAQRGGTGDVSFVNKANQAAAAGAAGILLYNDAARAIDFTTAALGLPSITLSYANGRKVLANPLVVVSDFNPGPQMSTDSSRGPTPDLFIKPDVSAPGTAIVAAVPFSISATGYASLSGTSMAAPHAAGSAALLRQMHPEWTPLEVKTALMNTAGNLTTLTGDSYRTLEQGAGFMNLSRAMEPAVSIAPGSIRFGMLTPESGFTATHTLTVTPRTAGRGYQVKAELLKSWPGVTVAPSVTQVRPDGSAVEVGLTVSVDPAVAAAGEYEGYLRFIDTEEPGNSYRVPFFFVHQLPVSELQLANLFIGTQANGRESVDVSFKVGQPLADWYLGSMAGTRYTANQGPAQPGSRTYRWNGRTSAGQLLGEGNWNMGVWYRLPGATTFTFGTTYTRFFVDRTVPRLSIDAPAPGVVSNPRLTLAGAVADSGMNSWGDVGGRVDINGRPADLFLRVPALRFPDQNSELAFTHELTLREGMNTVTLYAEDRSGNRSEVTYTYELRLDTRGPVTVATASPAPNGFGWNNGSVTVGLAATDTDGSGVSGLEYGLAGAPLVSVAGASAEVRLESEGVHALEFRAVDQAGNAEPVKSLGVRIDRTAPSLGVSGEGSYTVEQTVVVRCTAADALSGLDLDPCGAPVVSEAAWNLPLGTSTFPLLASDRAGNVTSRQVSVTVRATFDSLRALTSRFLAGAAPGQANSLGAKLDAAKSASERGNTTAANHQLAAYRHQVEAQSGKALTAEQAATLSRLAGALTH
- a CDS encoding metal-dependent hydrolase, translating into MASFGHVAVGMALGRIGAGAAPPGRVAASMLLMSALAMLPDADVIAFKLRIPYQAEWGHRGASHSLVLAAVTALGVAVGARVLRRPALKAGMLTLVAVGSHGLLDAMTTGGLGAALLWPFTQARYFFPMRPIPVAPIGAGMLSARGLHVVMVELLLFLPFWAYALWPRRVARPAEG
- the thpR gene encoding RNA 2',3'-cyclic phosphodiesterase → MRLFVAVTLGEAIESEATAAIQRLKGLARHARWVPPANLHLTLHFLGDVAAERLPELKEALAPVGPAHEPLTLSIEGGGGFGAPSHPRVLWAGVGGDTKALGALQADVVDVLRPLGFEPEHRDYAAHLTLARSKVPRGDRELAECVRALRDAKWGETRVDRLVLFESLGGKYHPRAEFPLGKSPLPLGEG
- a CDS encoding putative metal-binding motif-containing protein; this encodes MPPRFVLVLLVGLLALTACRSNHEGAVKLTVSYSGFRPGCLRVSVKDAEGAGEERTTELAGKGEVTGGTVTVAAFREAGWSNSLTVKAEAFEKTCTTESPPVATDLRTVTVEKGRVAEETLALAASDKDGDGYVSDDAGGHDCDDAETGVNPDARELCNGRDDNCDDKQDEGFDVGTECASTDGCQGIWFCDSQGVHTCSANKPGQWHPDVDRDGEGAQGPGLTSCKKPEGYVANELDCDDTNPRRNTSATELCNDVDDDCDGKRDQGLGLGNSCTGQAGCGGQLACATDGGTMCNSPTPTVLYPDNDQDTRGQADAGVTNCGPTRAGYVNNANDCDDTRANVYVNAPEICDGLDNDCDGPQDETFNLDAGCNPGLGCAGVTACAADGGTQCAYVTPPSNHYPDDDLDQYGKEDAGVLTCTPDAGYILQAGDCNDGNPFTHADAGELCDLEDNDCNGTADEPGTCPAGGGKWVAQSMGTDLWRSVSIWGDGGVWIAGGTNALRLREPGQATFQDLAGHCTGVWYGIWADPRNGNATLGGNTAATGYHPLGAASCMAAPPATNTDVRGVFGLTRANGGLEGFAVGVDEDNTSLGRVFWTDGSTSTPNTNPDQLGPLWDIHGVSRDVLFAVGGFTSPAQPRIYRFRPTQNDWENELVQNIPGVEAGRLRGVWVVNSKLAYAVGESNSVLRWNGTKWSKHSGPSPTEDLLSVLAFGSSSVYVVTGTGRVYRFNGTSWNELFQLSGGVILRDIAGSSPENLWVVGHDGGVAHWPQ
- a CDS encoding methyltransferase domain-containing protein codes for the protein MWDPQQYAHFRDARKRPFFELLARVPASAPSLVADLGCGTGDLTLTLAERWPGSRVLGVDSSEAMVSEALRRTAPERVRFELADLARWAPSAPLDVLVSNAALHWLPDHAALLSRLVGLLAPGGVLAFQVPANFEEPSHRRIDEVRALPRFAPALASVRRGHAEPLAFYEAHLSALGFAVDAWETAYLHVLPGEDAVLQWLLGTTLRPVLSALGPSEGEAFLDTLRPLLRQDYPAAPHGTPFLFRRRFVVAMRPSAS